The sequence below is a genomic window from Methanocalculus natronophilus.
TTGAGCTGCGGTATCAGGATATTGACCTGGTTTTTAAAGACAACAGTCTCCAGGCTGAAGTAGTCAACCCCGTGCAGCCTTGAAACAGTCGGCTTTTTCAGTGCAGGCAGGGCAGAGACGACAGACTCAAGTGCAGCTGCCGGGACATTCATCGTCAGGAGAACCTTGTTCCTCGCATCGATTACACCCAGGAGAAGCGTCACTATCTCTTCAATCTCCTTTCGTTTGACCGGATCCTCAAAACTCTGCTTATTTGCGATGATGACCGTGTATGACTCAAGGATCTGGCCTATGATCTTGAGCCCGTTCTTCCTGAGCGTGTTCCCGGTCTCGGTCAGGTCAACGACCACATCCATAAGATCAGGCACTTTTGCCTCACTTGCACCATAGGATGGGAAGAGCCGGATCGGTATCCCGAGCCCATCAAAAAACTTCCGGGTTATCACGGGGTATTCGGTTGTCACACGGCTGTCAGGCCGGATATCGGCAACTGTGGAGGCGGGCTCATCCTGGTGGACCGCGATGACGATCGTCACGTTTCCTTTCCCGGTCTTGCTGTAATTAAGCTCGGCTATCTCGACCACATCAGACCCGGACTCCTGTACCCAGTCAAGGCCTGATATTCCGATATCAAAATACCCCATCTCAATGTATGTTGGTATCTCCTGGGGCCGTAGTATCTTGACCTTGTCAATCCGCTCATCCCTGATCTGCGGGTTATAATCGCGATCGGTTCTCCTGACCTCAAGATCTGCCTCTTTAAAGAGTTGGAGCGTCTGCTCCTCAAGGCTTCCTTTCGGGAGGGCTATGTTGATCATAGTAGTAATTGGAGGGGGGCAGGTAAAACCCATATGGTTTCTGTCGTTCATCCCTTTTTCAATGGAACCGTCAGTCTTTTGCCAGAAATTGCCCAAAACAGTTCTGGCACATACATATGAGTACCCCCCCGGCAAACGAGTAACAGATACGAATCTTCATTTCACTGGGGAGACAACGTAAAAAGAGTGGACCCGGTGCAAGAGCCGCTCACAATCAGAATGCCGAAAAGGAAAAGAGCCACTTAAAGCTCTTTTTTTGGCAAAAGATTGCAGACAGAAAGCCACTTTCCTGAAAGTCCCGGATCCTGCCTCACCCGGCTGGCAGGTATTCGTGAAGACCACGAGTGGATAAACAGAAGAAACCAGACAATGAACATGTGGGACAGGTAACCAGATGATTGAGATACAGTTTGACAGCCAGGGATTAGTTCCCGTAATTGCACAGGATGTTTTGACAAAAGAGATACTGATGCTCGCGTATGCTGACCGGGAGGCAGTTGACCTGACGCATTCAACCGGCTATGCACATTACTATAGCAGAAGCAGGAAGAAGATATGGAAGAAAGGGGAAGAGTCAGGAAATCTTCAGCAGGTTCATGATATCCTGGTGGATTGTGATGAAGACACCCTCGTATACATGGTCAGCCAGACCACGGCTGCCTGCCACACCGGACACAGGTCATGTTTTTACCGCAGACTTGATGGTGAGATCATCAGTGAACGCCTCTTTGACCCCGAGCAGGTCTATTCAAAGAAATGATCGGGGCTTATCTCCCGGGACAATCCCCGGAGTCTCGTTCCAAAAACAACACCTACTCTCTTTTGAGGATCAGCTCCTTCACCTGCTGGCCTGAGAGAACAGCCATCGGCATCCCTCCGCCAGGATTCACGCTCCCCCCGACGAAGTAGAGATTCTGGTATTTCTCACTCTTCTTCGGCGCCTTGAATCCCTTGTTCTTCCTGCGGTCAGAGACAATACCATAGATTGCTCCCCGGTTTGAGTAGTAGAGATCCTCGATATCATGCGGGGTCCATTCATCCTCAGTGATGATATGGCTCCGGAGATCCACAAGCCCCATCCGTTCAAGCTTATCCAGGACAAGCTCCTTAAACGCCGCATACTCCTCAGGTGAAAACGGTGTATCCTGT
It includes:
- the hisG gene encoding ATP phosphoribosyltransferase, whose product is MINIALPKGSLEEQTLQLFKEADLEVRRTDRDYNPQIRDERIDKVKILRPQEIPTYIEMGYFDIGISGLDWVQESGSDVVEIAELNYSKTGKGNVTIVIAVHQDEPASTVADIRPDSRVTTEYPVITRKFFDGLGIPIRLFPSYGASEAKVPDLMDVVVDLTETGNTLRKNGLKIIGQILESYTVIIANKQSFEDPVKRKEIEEIVTLLLGVIDARNKVLLTMNVPAAALESVVSALPALKKPTVSRLHGVDYFSLETVVFKNQVNILIPQLKASGAEDILEIPITKIVR
- the hisI gene encoding phosphoribosyl-AMP cyclohydrolase, giving the protein MEIQFDSQGLVPVIAQDVLTKEILMLAYADREAVDLTHSTGYAHYYSRSRKKIWKKGEESGNLQQVHDILVDCDEDTLVYMVSQTTAACHTGHRSCFYRRLDGEIISERLFDPEQVYSKK